The following coding sequences lie in one Glycine max cultivar Williams 82 chromosome 19, Glycine_max_v4.0, whole genome shotgun sequence genomic window:
- the LOC100819639 gene encoding prosaposin: MEGRTGLLFLVVLGAAWACDSKELTNSGTSELSIKPDVCALCEEYITKALDYLHENKTETEIINILHNTCHQLPSFMQKCVALVDFYAPLFFSEVATIQPGEFCHKVNLCQNIAYIGLKVQDDSCEFCQDTVSTLLEKLKETDTKVNHLMFLLLQLSVAL; encoded by the exons ATGGAAGGGAGAACGGGACTCTTGTTTCTTGTTGTATTAGGTGCTGCTTGGGCATGTGATTCAAAGGAACTGACTAACTCTGGCACTTCCG AACTAAGCATAAAACCGGATGTGTGTGCACTTTGTGAGGAATATATTACCAAGGCACTTGATTATCTACATGAAAACAAGACCGAGACAGAGATCATTAATATCCTGCACAACACTTGCCACCAGCTTCCCTCTTTCATGCAGAAG TGTGTTGCTTTGGTGGACTTTTATGCTCCTCTTTTCTTCTCTGAAGTAGCTACAATTCAGCCTGGAGAATTCTGCCACAAGGTCAATCTCTGTCAGAACATTGCATATATTGGCTTGAAAGTTCAAGATGATAGCTGTGAGTTTTGCCAAGATACTGTTTCAACTCTATTGGAAAAGTTGAAGGAGACTGATACTAAGGTAAATCATCTCATGTTTCTGCTACTCCAATTAAGTGTTGCACTGTGA
- the LOC100820173 gene encoding 3-oxoacyl-[acyl-carrier-protein] synthase 3 A, chloroplastic has protein sequence MVKIIALYCVSSGGGFNNVLVIGADALSRYVDWTDRGTCILFGDAAGAVLVQACNSEEDGLFGFDLHSDGSGQRHLNASIKANKSNNALDSNGSVVGFPPKQSSYSCIQMNGKEVFRFAV, from the exons ATGGTGAAAATCATTGCCCTTTATTGTGTGAGTTCAGGAGGTGGGTTTAATAATGTTCTAGTAATTGGGGCGGATGCTCTTTCACGATATGTTGATTGGACAGACAGAGGGACCTGTATTCTTTTTGGGGATGCTGCTGGTGCTGTACTAGTACAG GCCTGCAACAGTGAAGAAGATGGTTTATTTGGTTTTGATTTGCATAGTGATGGCAGTGGTCAAAG GCACTTGAATGCTTCCATTAAAGCAAACAAGTCAAATAATGCATTGGATTCAAATGGTTCTGTGGTTGGCTTTCCTCCCAAGCAGTCCtcatattcatgcattcaaATGAATGGCAAAGAAGTCTTTCGCTTTGCTGTATGA
- the LOC100775257 gene encoding elongation factor-like GTPase 1, with translation MEEESSNCIDNERDLIRNICILAHVDHGKTTLADHLIAAAGGGVVHPKLAGRVRFMDYLDEEQRRAITMKSSSILLRYAGRYAVNLIDSPGHIDFCSEVSTAARLSDGALLLVDAVEGVHIQTHAVLRQCWIERLTPCLVLNKLDRLITELKLTPSEAYTRLLRIVHEVNGIVSAYKSEKYLTDVDSLLAGTGNGTTTGETLEDYDDNEDVFQPQKGNVIFACALDGWGFGIREFAEIYASKLGASVNALLRALWGQRYYNPKTKMIVGKKGVGGNKKPMFVQFVLEPLWQVYQGALEGDKGLVEKVIRTFSLSVPQRELQNKDVKVVLQAVMSRWLPLSEAVLSMVVRCLPDPVTAQAFRISRLIPKKEVIGDVEGVEGLVEEAELARNSVEECDCRDEAPCVAFVSKMFAVPVKMLPGHRVEVGNGYGDEGESESDECFLAFARIFSGVLHAGQRIFVLSALYDPVKGESMQKHIQEAELKSLYLMMGQGLKVVTSARAGNIVAIAGLGQHILKSATLSSTKNCWPFSSMAFQVAPTLRVAIEPSDPADVGALLKGLRLLNRADPFVEVTVSGRGEHVLAAAGEVHLERCIKDLKERFAKVSLEVSPPLVSYKETIEGDVLNVMENLKVLSRRSSDYVEKTTPNGRCVVRVQVMKLLPSLTKVLDESSDLLGDIIGVKSGQRPSILENDNPVEVLKKRILDAVEGDILSRNENDKDHAEKCKLKWLKILRRIWALGPRQIGPNLLFTPDIKAQSTNSSVLIRGSPRISERLGFVADSSINDSVDETSSNANSALYMDAEHLESSVISGFQLATSAGPLCDEPMWGLAFVVEARLSPFPGQHDESETHQQSEQYGIFAGQVIATVKDACRAAVVQNKPRLVEAMYFCELNTPTEYLGPMYAVLSRRRARVLKEEMQEGSPFFTVHAYLPVSESFGFADELRRWTSGAASALLVLSHWEALPEDPFFVPKTEEEIEEFGDGSSVLPNTARKLINAVRRRKGLPVEEKVVQHGTKQRTLARKV, from the coding sequence ATGGAGGAGGAAAGTTCCAATTGCATCGACAACGAGAGGGATCTCATCCGCAACATCTGCATCCTAGCGCACGTCGACCACGGCAAGACCACCCTCGCCGACCACCTCATCGCCGCCGCGGGCGGCGGCGTCGTCCACCCAAAGCTCGCCGGCCGCGTCCGCTTCATGGACTACCTGGACGAGGAGCAGCGCCGCGCCATCACGATGAAGAGCTCCTCCATCCTCCTCCGCTATGCCGGCCGCTACGCGGTGAACCTCATCGACTCCCCCGGCCACATCGACTTCTGCAGCGAGGTCTCCACCGCCGCCCGACTCAGCGACGGCGCCCTCCTCCTCGTCGACGCCGTCGAAGGCGTCCACATCCAGACCCACGCCGTCCTCCGCCAGTGCTGGATCGAGCGCCTCACCCCCTGCCTCGTCCTCAACAAACTCGACCGCTTAATCACCGAGCTCAAACTTACCCCCTCTGAGGCCTACACGCGCCTCTTACGAATCGTTCACGAGGTCAACGGAATAGTCAGCGCTTATAAATCCGAAAAGTATCTCACCGACGTGGATTCCCTCCTCGCCGGAACCGGCAACGGCACCACCACCGGCGAGACCCTCGAGGACTACGATGATAACGAGGATGTTTTTCAGCCGCAGAAAGGTAATGTTATATTCGCATGCGCTTTAGATGGTTGGGGATTTGGGATTCGTGAGTTTGCGGAGATTTATGCTTCTAAGCTTGGGGCGAGTGTGAATGCCTTGCTGAGGGCGTTGTGGGGACAGAGGTATTATAACCCTAAGACGAAGATGATTGTTGGGAAGAAAGGGGTTGGGGGGAATAAGAAGCCTATGTTTGTTCAGTTTGTGTTGGAGCCCTTGTGGCAGGTGTATCAGGGGGCCTTGGAAGGGGATAAGGGGCTGGTGGAGAAGGTTATTAGGACCTTTAGTTTGTCGGTGCCGCAGCGGGAGCTGCAGAACAAGGATGTCAAGGTTGTGCTGCAGGCGGTTATGAGCCGCTGGCTTCCGCTTTCGGAGGCGGTTTTGTCCATGGTGGTTAGGTGTTTGCCGGACCCGGTGACGGCGCAGGCATTTAGGATATCCAGGTTGATTCCCAAGAAGGAGGTTATTGGGGATGTGGAGGGGGTTGAGGGTTTGGTGGAGGAGGCGGAGTTGGCGAGGAATTCGGTGGAGGAGTGTGATTGTCGGGACGAGGCTCCTTGTGTGGCTTTTGTGTCCAAGATGTTTGCTGTTCCGGTTAAGATGCTGCCTGGACACAGGGTGGAGGTTGGCAATGGTTATGGTGATGAAGGAGAGAGTGAGTCGGATGAGTGTTTTTTGGCGTTTGCTAGGATTTTTAGTGGGGTTTTGCATGCTGGGCAGAGAATTTTTGTGCTTTCTGCATTGTATGATCCGGTGAAAGGGGAGTCGATGCAGAAGCATATTCAGGAGGCTGAGTTGAAATCCCTGTATTTGATGATGGGGCAAGGGTTGAAAGTAGTGACATCTGCCAGGGCTGGGAATATTGTTGCCATTGCAGGCCTTGGGCAGCATATATTGAAGAGTGCTACTCTTTCTTCTACTAAGAACTGTTGGCCTTTTTCGAGTATGGCATTCCAAGTTGCTCCAACTTTGAGAGTTGCAATTGAGCCGTCTGATCCTGCTGATGTGGGTGCATTGCTCAAAGGCTTGAGGCTTTTGAATCGAGCAGATCCGTTTGTTGAGGTCACCGTGTCTGGAAGGGGAGAGCATGTTCTTGCTGCTGCTGGGGAAGTTCATCTTGAGAGATGCATAAAGGATTTAAAGGAGAGGTTTGCCAAGGTAAGCTTGGAGGTCTCTCCGCCTCTCGTGTCCTACAAAGAAACCATTGAGGGAGACGTATTGAACGTGATGGAAAATTTGAAAGTTCTTAGCAGGAGATCATCAGATTATGTTGAAAAAACAACACCCAATGGAAGATGTGTTGTTCGGGTGCAGGTGATGAAACTTCTACCTTCTTTGACGAAGGTGCTCGATGAAAGCTCTGATTTACTTGGAGATATTATTGGAGTAAAGTCGGGGCAAAGACCGAGTATTCTTGAAAACGATAACCCAGTTGAAGTGCTAAAAAAACGCATATTGGATGCAGTGGAGGGTGATATTTTGAGCAGGAATGAAAATGACAAGGACCATGCTGAGAAATGTAAATTGAAGTGGCTAAAGATTTTGAGGAGGATATGGGCACTTGGACCAAGGCAAATTGGTCCGAACCTTCTCTTTACTCCTGATATTAAAGCACAAAGCACCAATAGCTCTGTCTTAATACGTGGTTCTCCTCGCATATCAGAAAGGCTGGGCTTTGTGGCCGATTCTAGTATCAATGACTCAGTTGATGAGACGTCTTCAAATGCAAACTCAGCTTTATACATGGATGCTGAGCACCTTGAGAGTAGTGTTATATCTGGTTTCCAATTGGCCACTTCAGCTGGACCCTTGTGTGATGAACCTATGTGGGGTTTGGCATTTGTCGTTGAGGCACGGTTATCTCCATTTCCAGGACAGCATGATGAATCTGAAACGCACCAACAATCGGAGCAGTACGGCATATTTGCAGGGCAGGTAATTGCAACTGTCAAAGATGCTTGTAGAGCAGCTGTGGTTCAGAATAAACCACGGCTGGTGGAAGCAATGTATTTTTGTGAATTGAATACACCTACTGAATATTTGGGTCCCATGTATGCTGTACTTTCCCGAAGACGGGCCCGAGTATTGAAGGAAGAGATGCAAGAAGGTTCCCCTTTCTTCACTGTGCATGCGTATCTTCCTGTTTCTGAGAGCTTTGGTTTTGCGGATGAGCTTAGAAGGTGGACTTCTGGTGCCGCAAGTGCACTTCTTGTCCTTAGCCACTGGGAAGCACTTCCTGAGGATCCTTTCTTTGTACCTAAAACGGAAGAGGAAATTGAAGAGTTTGGAGATGGTTCTAGTGTTCTTCCAAATACGGCAAGAAAATTGATTAATGCAGTCAGACGGCGTAAGGGCCTTCCTGTGGAGGAAAAGGTAGTGCAGCATGGAACAAAGCAGAGGACACTGGCTCGTAAAGTCTGA
- the LOC100775800 gene encoding WEB family protein At2g38370, with product MGESAKSEVLRTMSEIEQTKTMIRIAEIRLVVARKMKEAARATEAFALAEINVLSNHDSSPGNQVTLSFEEYTALTGKARDAEEQSKKRVASSMLEVDETSLSNMDILKRVEEATEEVKTSKKALEEALEGVEAANRDKVAVEEALRNWRSEGQKRRSSIHNSTKFKNCCLSHHWRDPRLLDVNGLHLVNDEAKPVKPTLSIGQILSRKLLQPQEFEAGEGISMKQNVPLGQMLDKQNNDRPVDRQVEKETGHKLFSTKRKKFGFA from the coding sequence ATGGGAGAATCTGCAAAATCAGAAGTTTTGAGAACAATGTCTGAGATTGAACAGACAAAAACGATGATAAGAATTGCTGAGATCAGATTGGTTGTAGccagaaaaatgaaagaagctGCTAGAGCTACCGAAGCTTTTGCCCTTGCAGAAATTAATGTTCTATCTAATCATGACAGTTCACCAGGAAATCAGGTTACTCTTTCATTTGAAGAGTATACTGCTCTGACGGGCAAAGCTCGAGATGCAGAGGAACAATCTAAGAAGAGAGTTGCAAGTTCTATGCTTGAAGTTGACGAAACAAGTTTGTCGAACATGGACATTTTGAAAAGGGTAGAAGAAGCTACAGAAGAAGTTAAAACTAGCAAGAAGGCCCTTGAAGAAGCTCTAGAAGGGGTAGAAGCTGCGAATAGAGACAAAGTAGCAGTTGAAGAGGCTTTAAGGAATTGGCGATCTGAGGGTCAAAAAAGGCGTTCTTCTATACACAACTCTACCAAGTTCAAAAATTGTTGTTTGTCTCATCATTGGAGAGATCCTCGATTACTTGATGTGAATGGATTGCATCTGGTAAATGATGAAGCAAAGCCAGTAAAGCCAACCCTATCAATAGGACAAATACTTAGCAGGAAGCTGCTTCAACCACAAGAATTTGAAGCCGGAGAAGGAATCTCGATGAAACAGAATGTGCCACTGGGTCAGATGCTTGACAAACAGAACAATGATCGACCAGTTGACAGACAAGTTGAGAAAGAAACCGGCCATAAGCTGTTTTCTACCAAGAGAAAGAAATTTGGATTTGCATGA
- the LOC100792141 gene encoding thioredoxin-like protein YLS8, whose protein sequence is MSYLLPHLHSGWAVDQAILAEEERLVVIRFGHDWDETCMQMDEVLASVAETIKNFAVIYLVDITEVPDFNTMYELYDPSTVMFFFRNKHIMIDLGTGNNNKINWALKDKQEFIDIVETVYRGARKGRGLVIAPKDYSTKYRY, encoded by the coding sequence atgtcgTACCTGTTGCCTCACTTGCACTCTGGGTGGGCGGTTGATCAAGCAATCCTGGCAGAAGAGGAGCGTCTGGTCGTGATCCGTTTCGGGCACGACTGGGACGAAACCTGCATGCAGATGGACGAGGTGTTGGCGTCGGTGGCGGAGACGATAAAGAACTTTGCGGTGATATACCTGGTTGACATAACGGAGGTGCCGGATTTCAACACCATGTACGAGCTCTACGACCCTTCCACGGTGATGTTCTTCTTCAGGAACAAGCACATCATGATTGATCTGGGAACCGGTAACAACAACAAGATCAACTGGGCTCTCAAGGACAAGCAGGAGTTCATCGACATTGTTGAGACCGTCTACCGTGGAGCCAGGAAGGGACGTGGTCTCGTCATCGCTCCCAAAGATTACTCCACCAAGTACCGTTACTAG
- the LOC100776349 gene encoding uncharacterized protein isoform X2 has product MLARTYHGWRFKAERSKRKSGMEDWDFWTRGQQLDVATRLTSSQSNSSLFYFSFEIEDKKVALYLNYGLMGYAHSPILVHVFSFWQMKTKVVLIAVEESQEGFAMDCKCAAALYFGNASTDEAECYLYRLVLGLKQVEKGTGFSYMVKVPKGTVKSHERHNVKRWVLIVAGGVDGLIVLLLVGGFGYWLVKRRSYSLHSRAGTT; this is encoded by the exons ATGCTTGCTAGAACTTACCATGGATGGAGATTTAAGGCTGAAAGGTCCAAAAGAAAGAGTGGGATGGAAGACTGGGACTTCTGGACAAG GGGTCAGCAACTTGATGTGGCAACTCGCTTGACGTCTTCCCAAAGCAACTCAAGTTTGTTCTACTTCTCTTTTGAAATCGAGGACAAGAAGGTTGCATTGTACTTGAACTATG GCCTTATGGGATATGCACATTCTCCAATTCTTGTTCATGTATTCAGCTTTTGGCAAATGAAAACAAAGGTGGTGCTGATTGCAGTGGAGGAATCACAGGAGGGTTTTGCAATG GACTGTAAATGTGCTGCTGCTTTGTATTTTGGGAATGCAAGCACAGATGAGGCAGAATGTTACCTTTACAGACTAGTGCTGGGTCTCAAACAGGTAGAAAAAGGCACAGGATTTAGTTACATGGTTAAGGTCCCAAAGGGAACTGTTAAAAGCCATGAGAGGCATAATGTTAAAAGATGGGTGTTGATTGTGGCTGGAGGGGTTGATGGACTCATTGTTCTACTTCTTGTTGGAGGATTTGGATATTGGTTGGTTAAAAGGAGAAGTTATAGCTTACATTCTCGGGCCGGCACTACATGA
- the LOC121174098 gene encoding uncharacterized protein, with the protein MCPLRFILIFFSTMLAAYIAWTTVSSSPEIDVTSQDTENRASSNKDHFNFIKMIQNEFWVFVDMASGRYVWRNLKSRSQGI; encoded by the exons ATGTGTCCTCTCAGGTTCATCCTGATCTTTTTCTCCACTATGTTGGCCGCCTATATTGCCTGGACCACCGTGAGTTCCTCTCCGGAGATTGATGTGACCAGCCAAGACACAGAAAACAGAGCCTCCTCTAACAAGGatcatttcaatttcatcaAG ATGATTCAGAATGAATTCTGGGTATTCGTTGACATGGCCAGCGGGAGGTATGTATGGAGGAATTTGAAGTCTAGGAGTCAAGGCATCTAA
- the LOC100791619 gene encoding dnaJ-like protein MG002 homolog, translating into MESHLLVGPISAARYGCAANSSHFHSAASSTWANSPRRRSPLVMASSSSAAVNGGQNYYAVLGVARTATTVQIKRAYRLLARKYHPDVSKDPHAAELFKSIHHAYEVLSNEATRVQYDQELQFGHKPYREKWSYSTEFEDQARFYRWDRMRKKMDRERYWENYNVNEDYYTSETDEEEDEVVDLDEERGSFVEVLRSAFMSLFLLQTLGSRFSLTFSSLMALFDKKLDTGYKMGYVIAWILGGRGGILLTLCLSFASWVCGKTSSSVVALVVVALWVGSYLARYAPLPQGALLALLYMSIKLQSDLI; encoded by the exons ATGGAATCGCACCTTCTAGTGGGACCCATCTCCGCCGCACGCTATGGTTGCGCCGCCAATTCCAGCCACTTTCACTCCGCCGCATCCTCCACCTGGGCCAACTCTCCTCGCCGGCGGTCTCCACTCGTCATGGCCTCCTCGTCGTCTGCCGCCGTCAACGGCGGCCAGAACTACTACGCCGTTCTCGGTGTCGCCCGCACTGCCACCACCGTCCAAATCAAACGCGCTTATCGCCTCCTCGCCCGCAAG TATCATCCTGATGTTAGCAAGGATCCACACGCTGCTGAATTATTCAAGAGCATCCATCATGCATATGAA GTCCTATCTAATGAAGCAACGAGAGTTCAGTATGATCAAGAACTTCAATTTGGTCACAAGCCTTACAGGGAAAAATGGAGTTACAGCACTGAATTTGAAGATCAGGCAAGATTCTATAGGTGGGACCGCATGAGGAAAAAAATGGATAGGGAAAGATACTGGGAGAATTACAATGTCAATGAGGACTACTACACCAGTGAAACAGatgaggaagaagatgaagtaGTAGATTTAGATGAAGAGAGGGGTTCTTTTGTTGAAGTGCTTAGATCAGCATTCATGTCATTATTTTTGCTTCAGACGCTTGGATCCCGTTTCTCACTCACATTCAGCAGTCTGATGGCATTGTTTGATAAGAAATTAGACACCGGCTATAAAATGGGCTATGTAATAGCATGGATTTTGGGTGGGAGGGGTGGCATATTGCTAACACTATGCTTGTCATTTGCAAGTTGGGTTTGCGGGAAAACCAGTAGTAGTGTTGTCGCACTAGTTGTGGTGGCCTTGTGGGTTGGCTCATACCTTGCAAGGTATGCACCACTTCCCCAAGGTGCTCTATTAGCTCTTCTCTACATGTCCATTAAGCTACAGTCTGACCTAATATAA